The following proteins come from a genomic window of Phnomibacter ginsenosidimutans:
- a CDS encoding glycoside hydrolase family 43 protein, producing MMLGTSSVALAQQTSTDTAAKQGNPIVPGWYADPEGAVYNKRYWVFPTYSASYNEQVFMDAFSSADLRSWTKHPRIIDTAAVQWAKRAMWAPAIIQKGKKYYLFFAANDIQQETELGGIGVAVANKPEGPYKDLLGKPLINAIVNKAQPIDQFVFQDKDGQYYMIYGGWGRCNMVKLNSDFTGLLPFEDGQTFKEITPQGYVEGPFMFQRKGKYYFMWSEGGWGGPNYRVAYAMADSPFGPWQRIGTVLQQDPAVATGAGHHSVVQVPGKDEWLIIYHRRPLGETHHNHRVTCIDKMTFDANGLIQPVKMTFEGPVGR from the coding sequence ATGATGTTGGGCACAAGCTCAGTTGCTCTGGCGCAACAAACTTCGACAGACACCGCTGCCAAACAGGGCAATCCTATTGTGCCCGGTTGGTACGCCGATCCCGAAGGTGCTGTGTACAACAAGCGGTATTGGGTGTTTCCCACCTATTCGGCATCGTACAACGAGCAGGTATTTATGGATGCGTTTTCTTCTGCCGATTTGCGCAGCTGGACCAAGCATCCACGAATTATTGATACAGCTGCTGTACAATGGGCCAAGCGGGCCATGTGGGCTCCGGCCATTATTCAAAAAGGAAAAAAGTACTACCTGTTTTTTGCAGCCAACGACATTCAGCAAGAAACTGAACTGGGTGGCATTGGTGTAGCGGTGGCCAACAAGCCCGAAGGACCTTACAAAGATTTGCTGGGCAAGCCATTGATCAATGCCATCGTCAACAAAGCTCAACCCATTGATCAGTTTGTGTTTCAGGATAAGGATGGCCAGTACTACATGATATATGGCGGATGGGGGCGCTGCAACATGGTGAAACTGAACAGCGATTTTACCGGATTGCTGCCTTTTGAAGACGGACAAACATTCAAAGAAATTACACCGCAGGGTTATGTAGAAGGGCCGTTTATGTTTCAGCGCAAAGGCAAGTATTATTTTATGTGGAGCGAAGGCGGCTGGGGCGGTCCCAACTATCGGGTAGCTTATGCCATGGCCGATTCGCCATTTGGCCCCTGGCAGCGCATTGGCACCGTGCTGCAGCAAGACCCTGCTGTGGCCACCGGTGCCGGCCACCACTCTGTGGTGCAAGTGCCGGGCAAAGATGAATGGCTGATCATATATCATCGCCGGCCGTTGGGCGAAACCCACCACAACCACCGGGTTACCTGCATCGACAAAATGACTTTCGATGCCAATGGCCTGATACAACCGGTGAAGATGACCTTTGAAGGACCCGTGGGTAGATGA